The following proteins come from a genomic window of Malus domestica chromosome 02, GDT2T_hap1:
- the LOC103403305 gene encoding probable inactive receptor kinase At5g67200 precursor (The RefSeq protein has 6 substitutions, 1 non-frameshifting indel compared to this genomic sequence): protein MIPFLLLLLLLLATAVHPSTSLPFPPPPPNLLLPSSDAVALLSFKSQADLNNKLLYTLNERFDYCQWQGVKCSQGRVVRYVLQSFSLRGSFPPDTLSRLDQLRVLSLHNNSLSGPIPDLSPLQNLKSLFLNRNSFSGFFPPSILAIHRLTVLDLSFNDLSGPIPDNLSGLDRLTSLQLQSNRFNGSLPGLNQSFLLIFNVSFNNLTGPVPPSLSRFDASSFQLNPGLCGETVNRACRLHAPFFESRNASSTSPASEPLGESTAQSQGVVLSPPSPKNHKKTGVILGVAIGVSLLVAAVLCLFAVARNHNKTITYTDTKPSPITSPANRIHSNPNNFRTIEAQIPERREVVQFSDKVKTVEQAAPPRAIPRSGNLIFCYGEAQLYSLEQLMRASAELLGRGSIGTTYKAVLDNQLIVTVKRLDAGKTAITSGEAFEEHMDVVGGLRHPYLVPVRAYFQAKGERLVIYDYQPNGSLFNLIHGSKSTRARPLHWTSCLKIAEDVAQGLAYIHQSSSLIHGNLKSSNVLLGGDFEACLTDYGLAFFADTSANEDPDSAGYKAPEIRKSSRRATSKSDVYAFGILLLELLTGKHPSQHPLLVPTDVPDWVRVMRDDDVGDDNQLGMLTEVACICSLTSPEQRPAMWQVLKMIQEIKESVMTDDNADVGFSK, encoded by the exons ATGATtcccttcctcctcctcctcctcctcatcgcCACCGCCGTCCACCCCTCCACTTCCCTTCCATTCCCACCGCCGCCTCCAAACCTCCTCCTCCCATCCTCCGACGCCGTCGCCCTCCTGTCCTTCAAATCCCAAGCCGACCTCAACAACAAGCTCCTCTACACCCTCAACGAGCGCTTCGACTACTGCCAATGGCAGGGCGTCAAGTGCTCCCAGGGCCGCGTCGTCCGCTTCGTCCTCCAGTCCTTCTCTCTCCGTGGCTCCTTCCCTCCCGACACCCTCTCCCGCCTCGACCAGCTCCGCGTCCTCAGCCTCCACAACAACTCCCTCTCCGGCCCCATCCCCGACCTCTCCCCTCTCCAGAACCTCAAGTCCCTCTTCCTCAACCGCAACTCCTTCTCCGGCTTCTTTCCCCCCTCCATCCTCGCCCTCCACCGCCTCACCGTCCTCGATCTCTCCTTCAACGACCTCTCCGGTCCCATTCCCGACAACCTCTCTGGCCTGGACCGGCTCACCTCACTCCAGCTCCAGTCCAACCGCTTCAACGGCTCCCTCCCGGGTCTGAACCAGTCCTTCCTTTTAATCTTCAACGTCTCCTTTAACAACCTGACCGGCCCGGTTCCCCCTTCCCTGTCCCGGTTCGACGCGTCGTCGTTTCAGCTCAACCCGGGGCTCTGCGGCGAGACTGTGAACCGGGCGTGCAGCTCGCACGCCCCATTCTTCGAATCTCGCAATGCCAGTTCAACCTCTCCGGCGTCGGAGCCGCTGGGGGAGAGCACTGCACAGTCTCAGGGAGTTGTTCTGTCTCCGCCTTCCCCGAAAAACCACAAGAAAACTGGCGTCATCCTCGGCGTCGCAATCGGGGTTTCGCTCCTCGTCGCCGCCGTCTTATGCCTCTTTGCGGTGGCTCGAAACCATAACAAAACCATCACTTACACAGACACAAAACCGTCGCCAATTACCTCACCAGCCAATCGCATTCACTCTAATCCAAACAATTTCAGAACCATCGAAGCACAGATCCCAGAACGGAGGGAGGTGGTGCAGTTTTCCGACAAGGTAAAGACAGTTGAACACGCAGCTCCTCCGAGAGCAATTCCAAGGAGCGGGAACTTGATTTTTTGCTACGGGGAGGCTCAGCTATACAGTCTGGAGCAGCTGATGAGAGCCTCGGCGGAGTTGCTCGGGAGGGGTAGCATTGGGACTACGTACAAGGCGGTGCTGGACAACCAGCTGATTGTGACGGTGAAGAGATTGGACGCCGGCAAGACGGCGATTACAAGCGGAGAAGCGTTTGAGGAGCATATGGACGTTGTGGGTGGGTTGCGGCATCCGTATCTGGTTCCGGTGAGGGCTTATTTTCAGGCAAAGGGAGAGCGGCTGGTGATCTATGATTACCAACCCAACGGCAGTCTATTCAATCTCATTCACG GTTCGAAATCAACTAGAGCAAGACCTCTGCATTGGACATCATGCTTGAAGATAGCTGAAGATGTAGCTCAAGGCCTTGCTTACATTCACCAATCGTCGTCCCTCATCCATGGCAATCTCAAGTCCTCCAATGTTCTCCTCGGAGGCGACTTCGAGGCCTGTCTCACGGACTACGGCCTTGCCTTCTTTGCGGACACTTCTGCAAATGAAGATCCTGATTCTGCAGGCTATAAAGCCCCCGAGATTCGCAAGTCCAGTAGGCGAGCCACGTCCAAATCCGATGTCTATGCCTTCGGCATCTTATTGCTTGAGCTCTTGACGGGTAAACATCCGTCCCAACATCCGCTTCTCGTGCCCACGGACGTGCCTGATTGGGTCAGAGTAATGAGGGATGACGATGTTGGGGATGACAATCAACTGGGAATGCTCACCGAGGTCGCTTGTATTTGTAGTTTGACGTCTCCGGAACAGAGGCCGGCAATGTGGCAAGTGTTGAAGATGATACAGGAGATTAAAGAGAGTGTGATGACTGACGATAACGCAGACGTCGGATTTTCCAAGTAG